In the genome of Peromyscus eremicus chromosome 1, PerEre_H2_v1, whole genome shotgun sequence, the window GACTGCTCCCAACTCAGGGTAGTAGTCAGAACTCAACAACTTAGTTAGGTTGAGACCAGTTAATTGGCTCAGATACTGCCCAAAAGAGCAGGTCTAACTGTCTTACTTGGTGTACTCTGTACTGACAGGCTACAGCACAGAGCaagtaggaagcccagttcactgggatgagagagaaaatgaaacacCCACTCATGACCAGGACATTTTCGTAACTCCATTACCTCAAAAACAAGATTCAAACCTCACACCCACTAGGATGGCGGCAATTAAATAAATTTAGACTTAAGGaaactggccgggtggtggtagtacatccctttaatcccagcacttgggagggaaagggcagctgatctctgtgagttggggcCAGGCTgctctggtctacagactgagttccgactacacagagaaactctatcaaaaaaaaaaaaaaaaaaaaaagaaagaaagaaagaaaaaccattgGGTTGAGAGTGGCAGTTCACAACTTTAATatcaacactcaagaggcaggcagctctgtgagagagcaacctggtctacagagggagctcaaggccagacaggacaacacagtgagattctgtctcaaaacaaaaacccagggacCCGGATCAGCTAAAGAATTAGCCCTAGTAACAAAACTCAAAACTTTTCCTATCCCTAAGGCCATTGAAAACAGACAAAACCAACTCCTCTCAAGTTTGAAGACAGAAGCAGTTAGTTTGAGATCCATTCCTGTCTCCTCGGCTCACAAGTAGTTAGCTCAGTCAGAGCCTCAGGTGAGTCTACTCCAAGTCCAGGGATCAGCTTCTCCAGAATTGTTTGTGTGCGTACACTTGCTGGTAAATATAatcttttatattatatatatgtatattttatttatctattgagacagggcttttctgtgtagccttggctgttttggaactcactattgcctggccttgaactcaagagattcaacTTGGATTCAAGAGATTCAAttccctctacctcctgagtgctgggattaaaggcgtgctccccccacccccgcctccccGCTAAGGGAAATACAATTTTTCAGAGTCTTAGAGACACCTGGGCTGTATCTGAGGCTCCCCACCTCCGGTGTCCACATCCTGTGGCTGACTGACCTCCCAGGTGTACGTGCTGGGGAGGTATTTGCAGGATGGGCTTATCCATAAGGTTTTAGGGACTTAATTTAATACTCATTGTAGAGTGGAGTCCTCCCCAAGTTGGTCTCTCCCACGAGGGGGCCCAGTACCTGGCTGGAGACCCAAAACAGCAGTCAGCACGCCAGTCTATTCCAAGTCTTCAGAAAGGGGCGGAGCTGTGACCTTGGGACCACCTGGGCAAACTCTTCAGGACTTCCCTTAGGCAAGACTGCACCAGTCCTGGGACTCACAATGTGGCCGGATGGGCCCAGAATTTGTAAAACGGAGCCAATCAAGAGTAGGTATTGTCATGCTAGTGAAGTGCCTGCAGCTACATCCTTTTCTAACTGCGGCCgagccctcccccaccctctctaGTCCCGGAGGCATTGGAATTTAAGCTAAAATTAGTAAATTCTAGCAGGCAGCTTGGCTGTGCTTTGTTGGTTGTGTCCAGGCCAGGGCCTCTCGATTGACCATACATCTCCACGGGAATCTTCCTGGGAGCTGTGCTCTTGACTATCCCGTTCACAAGGACTGGAGTAGTCCGTATTCAAACCTCAGGAGAGGGTAGAATTTTAGGGACGCTCTGCACTACCTGTCCAGCCTCCCCCCTCAAGCTTCACTCACAGTTAACCAGCGCTCCTGGTGGGCGGGGTCCCGCACCTTGAGATCGTTGGAATCCAAGAGGTATCAACTGTGCACCACCCCACCCAAGCCTTCACTGAAATGCCCACAATCCTGGGGAGTGGGGCTGCTTCGCCTTCCCTTCCCTTCGTAGTACCCCCTTATCCGCAGGGGTCCATTCTTACTTAGACGTGGAAGTGGAATCCGAATTCATTCACAGGCTCAAGTAGAAAACACAATCTTTATTTTAAGAACCTAGgtttggggttggggtggggacaCTAACTGGGGTCGAGGTAGACTGGGGGAGGTGTCAGCTCTGGAGGGGAGAACTGACGACAAATAAGGCTTTATTGGCGCAGGTCCCCAAGGATGCCCCGCTCGGAGGCTGCATTGCCCAGAATGAAGCCCACAGCCAGGGAAACTGTTTGGTCGAAGGAACCTCGCAGCTGCTCCACGTGCTGGTTCAGGGTCGCCAGCTGGTCGCGCAGTGGGCCCAGAACTGTCGAGATGTCGCCCAAGTGCGTCAAGGCCTGCAGCAGAGCGGTGTTCAGAGACTGGGGCGCAGCCTGCGGGGAAGCACGGTCCTGGGGAAGGCCAGGAGGCTCATTCGGGCCCTCCATGTCGTAGTCGTGGGTTGGTGGCGGGGAGGATCCGAGGGCATGGCCAGGCTCAGGAGTCAGAGGGCCGAGGGCCGTAGGGGTAGGGGAACTGGTATTGCGGCGGGCATCTGCGGACCTCTTAGTGGAAGAGCTGAATCTGAGCGCAGAAGCGGGGTCGGCATCTCCCGTAGCCCCTAGGAGAGAAGCGCATGGTCCCGCTAGTGGTCGGTGCGGAATCCTACCTCCGGGTTCCGCCCCTCCCCCATTCCTGCCCGCACCGCAGCGCCTACCTGGCTCGACTGATGTGGGTGCAGAAGTTAACACCGCGAGGGTCCCGCGGCCGCGGCGATGGGGACGTCCAGGTCCCGTAGGGCGACGGCGGACCCGCCGGTGCCCATCGTCACCCAGCAGCCCCATGAGCTCGCGGATCTGGTCGTCGTAGGGCCCGGACGGCTGGCCCTGGGAGTCTCGAAGTTTGTCCTTGAGGAACTTGTAGCGGCGGCGGCACTGAGCCGGCGTACGCCGAACTTGCTGACGGGCCAGCGCGGCCGACACGCGGCGGTAGGTGGGTAGAGCCTGCCGGCGATCCAGCAGGAGTGAGCGCCACATGGCCGGCTGCAGCAGCGTGCCCAGAAGTAGCTCCGTCTCTCGGGCACTCCAGGGAGTGCGCTGCGCCGAGCCCGGGGACACGGGAGCCTTGGGCGAACCAGGCTCCGCCATCGCGCCCGGAGTGGGGGCGAAGGCATCAGACGTGGTCTCCCGGACGTCCCCCGCCGGCCGCAGCTCGGCGTCGAGGCTAGCTGGCGACGGTGGCGAGAATGGGGTCGGCCGCCGGGGACGAAGCAGCATCCCGGAGGAAAGTGGAGGTGCGTGTGTTCTGAGGCTATAGCCTCACCGGGAAAGAGGGCTCCTGCAGAGCCGCCCACACACGCTGTAAGGACCCCACGCCGCCGTCCTCTACGTCTGAGCTGGGTCGAGGAGACCCTCCCATCGTCCCGCCGCCCCGCCCCTCCTCGGCCCGCCCCTCTTGCCCACCTAGTTCCTCTTTGCAGGTGCTTGTATCTTGCATTTTCTCCCCCATCCCTTTTCTAGCCCTTTCTTTAGGGGCCCTAGCCCAGAGAACAGAGTTTTGCCCCATTACACAAATCAGAAcgtgtaaaaaaaaaacctttttttttaaattaaaaaaacaacaacaaaaaacatttaatcagccaggtgtagtggcccacgcctttaatctcagcattggggaggcagaggcaggagaatctctgtgagttcgaggctagcctggtctacaaagcaagttctaggacagctagggctacatagagaaaccctgtctcgaaaaacaaaataaaacaaaacaaaaaaagaatggagaaaccaaaaaatagtaataattaagGTACAGTAAGACTGAGTGAGGACagcttgtttttatatttgtgttaTGCCCATTAATCACTACCCACAAATAGCCCATGAATACCTCCAAACACAAAACTCTGACACCCTTTCTGTCTAGTGCACCagaatgtatttttgttttgttttgttttgtttttccatgtaatTAGCATGGCTGTATTACTTCCCCTGCTTGCATCTGGCTGTGGGCTTTGGGAGGTGGACATGTTTCCTATCTAATTTACTGATCTAGCTAACAGTGGCGGGTTCCTGTAAGGAGGCCACTTGGATGCTAGATTCGATAGAAATCAATGGCGGGCTGTTGGGATTGGAGTCTTAGTTCATATACACTACAAGGAATCTCTTTAGTATAGTAAAATGTATCTGCTAATAAAGGTGACAATATCACCTCTTCCCCCAAAGTTAAGACCAAGAAaagggagctgggcagtggtggagcatggttttaataccagcactcccagcactcaggagcaggagTAAGACGATCCCTGAGTCTTCAGAGtg includes:
- the Utf1 gene encoding undifferentiated embryonic cell transcription factor 1, giving the protein MLLRPRRPTPFSPPSPASLDAELRPAGDVRETTSDAFAPTPGAMAEPGSPKAPVSPGSAQRTPWSARETELLLGTLLQPAMWRSLLLDRRQALPTYRRVSAALARQQVRRTPAQCRRRYKFLKDKLRDSQGQPSGPYDDQIRELMGLLGDDGHRRVRRRPTGPGRPHRRGRGTLAVLTSAPTSVEPGATGDADPASALRFSSSTKRSADARRNTSSPTPTALGPLTPEPGHALGSSPPPTHDYDMEGPNEPPGLPQDRASPQAAPQSLNTALLQALTHLGDISTVLGPLRDQLATLNQHVEQLRGSFDQTVSLAVGFILGNAASERGILGDLRQ